The following coding sequences are from one Gossypium hirsutum isolate 1008001.06 chromosome A12, Gossypium_hirsutum_v2.1, whole genome shotgun sequence window:
- the LOC107929486 gene encoding RNA polymerase sigma factor sigE, chloroplastic/mitochondrial, with the protein MGVVSVSSSAARTPVGLGTKFSTQRCTFRRPCIMAFKADKFNNTALVTLRDHNLLPVETAKEHPKRRGKAKKASKTVNRDFTDEGSPYTVDVDYNEAAAKLENIYKLSPSTQTFDEKGSEGETKGRHLRGKRSTESDGKADNGDDKIVVRSQTKKNRRLGLDKRIELKKNREEKSVVSGQSKKGISNESEKIDRLVRDYSASTDLVSLDWKKMKIPPVLPSTEHTWLFKLMQPMKALLEAKENLQKDLGRDPTEDELAEATNSSAAQVRRQLEVGRAARNKLIKHNLRLVLFVINKYFQDFANGPRFQDLCQAGVKGLITAIDRFEPRRRFRLSTYGLFWIRHAIIRSMTLSSFTRVSFGLESVRVEIQRAKLELLFELHREPTDDEVIKRVGISPERYQEVMRASKPVVSLHLRHSVTQEEFISGITDVDGVGGDHRRQPALLRLALDDVLDSLKPKESLVIRQRYGLDGKGDRTLGEISGNLNISREMVRKHEVKALMKLKHPARVDYLRRYVV; encoded by the exons ATGGGAGTTGTCAGTGTTTCTAGTTCAGCTGCCCGAACTCCAGTAGGATTAGGCACAAAGTTTTCTACTCAAAGATGTACATTTAGAAGACCTTGTATTATGGCATTTAAAGCAGACAAATTTAATAATACGGCTCTAGTTACGCTTCGAGACCATAATCTTTTGCCGGTGGAAACGGCTAAGGAGCACCCGAAGAGACGCGGGAAAGCGAAAAAGGCTTCCAAGACTGTAAACCGTGACTTTACTGATGAAGGTTCTCCGTACACCGTGGACGTAGATTACAACGAAGCCGCTGCCAAACTCGAAAACATTTATAAGCTTAGCCCTTCGACTCAAACATTTGATGAAAAAGGGAGTGAAGGTGAGACAAAAGGACGCCATCTGAGGGGGAAGAGATCTACAGAAAGTGATGGGAAAGCGGATAACGGTGATGATAAGATCGTGGTTCGGAGCCAGACTAAGAAGAACAGAAGATTGGGCCTTGATAAAAGGATTGAACTGAAAAAGAATAGAGAAGAAAAGTCGGTTGTTTCTGGCCAGAGTAAAAAGGGTATCTCGAATGAAAGTGAGAAGATCGATAGGCTTGTCCGGGACTATTCGGCTTCAACCGATTTGGTCAGCCTGGActggaagaaaatgaagatacctCCGGTTCTGCCGTCCACCGAACATACTTGGTTGTTTAAGCTAATGCAGCCAATGAAG GCACTGCTTGAGGCAAAAGAGAACTTGCAAAAGGATCTGGGTAGAGATCCTACTGAAGATGAATTAGCTGAGGCAACAAATTCGAGTGCAGCTCAAGTGAGAAGACAGTTAGAGGTTGGTCGAGCTGCTAGAAATAAGCTCATTAAG CACAACCTCCGGCTCGTTTTGTTTGTGATAAACAAATATTTTCAAGATTTTGCAAATGGTCCAAGATTTCAAGACCTTTGTCAGGCTGGAgttaaaggacttatcacagccATCGACCGCTTTGAACCAAGAAGGAGATTCCGTCTTTCTACATACGGCCTTTTTTGGATTAGGCATGCAATTATACGTTCCATGACCCTATCAAGCTTCACGCGTGTCTCATTTGGACTTGAATCA GTTAGAGTAGAAATCCAAAGAGCCAAACTGGAATTATTGTTTGAACTTCATAGAGAACCGACAGACGATGAAGTAATCAAAAGAGTTGGGATTTCCCCCGAGAGGTACCAAGAAGTAATGAGGGCCTCGAAACCCGTTGTATCTCTTCATTTGAGGCATTCCGTCACACAAGAAGAGTTCATTAGTGGAATCACCGATGTCGATGGTGTTGGAGGCGATCACCGAAGGCAACCTGCTCTTCTCAGGCTTGCACTTGATGATGTG CTCGATTCTCTGAAGCCAAAAGAGAGCCTGGTAATCAGGCAGAGATACGGACTCGACGGTAAAGGTGATAGAACATTAGGAGAAATTTCTGGGAACTTAAACATTTCGAGAGAAATGGTCCGAAAGCACGAAGTAAAGGCACTTATGAAGCTCAAGCATCCAGCCCGAGTTGATTATCTCCGCCGATACGTCGTCTGA